Proteins from one Danaus plexippus chromosome 2, MEX_DaPlex, whole genome shotgun sequence genomic window:
- the LOC133319965 gene encoding thioredoxin reductase-like selenoprotein T homolog CG3887, whose product MSNVFYCVKNKKLNMSLLTNFSITFFIVSLLICFITCADNNVANENEPESITKIGQGVGHVMNINYCYSCGYRKVFEDYAGIIQQKYPEISVIGANYDPPGINMYLSRLIGFGKMILIMCILSGVNIFAWLNKPQPAWWNWCLENKLYACMMMFFLANMIEGQLVSSGAFEISLNNIPLWSKLETGRIPQPPELFQIIDNTLQFSKMDMSNNFAIN is encoded by the exons ATGTCAAATGTTTTTTActgtgtaaaaaataaaaagttaaatatgtcGTTGTTAACTAATTTCAGTATTACTTTCTTTATTGTTAGTTTATTGATATGTTTCATTACTTGCGCTGACAATAATGTTGCTAATGAAAATGAACCCGaaagtattacaaaaatagGACAAGGGGTCGGTcatgttatgaatattaattactg TTACTCATGTGGATACAGAAAAGTTTTTGAAGACTATGCAGgaataatacaacaaaaatatccaGAAATTTCTGTTATTGGTGCAAATTATGACCCTCCAGGCATTAACATGTATCTGTCTAGATTGATT GGTTTTggcaaaatgattttaatcatGTGCATCTTGAGtggtgttaatatttttgcctGGTTAAACAAACCACAACCGGCCTGGTGGAATTGGTGCCTTGAGAACAAGTTATATGCTTGTATGATGATGTTTTTCTTGGCCAACATGATTGAAGGTCAACTAGTGTCGTCGGGTGCATTTGAAATATCTCTTAACAATATCCCCCTATGGTCTAAATTAGAAACTGGAAGAATTCCACAACCACCCGaactatttcaaattattgatAACACATTACAATTCTCAAAAATGGATATGAGTAATAACtttgcaataaattaa
- the LOC133318727 gene encoding PITH domain-containing protein CG6153-like — translation MPHSHCHGHDHDHGSSDELGLQYNLFEKIDKENLQCLNESVDGAGKTVFKPWNNRLDRIHYVESDADEELLFNIPFTGNVKLKGIRIASEETEAHPSKLRLFKNKPNMTFDDVTLEPDQVFDLQKDSEGIVEYSPKIVTFSSVSHLTMHFPNNFGAENTKIYYIGLKGEWTPGHRHGVTICTYEARPNLEDHKLKHLDTVSKTIE, via the exons ATGCCTCATAGTCATTGCCATGGACATGATCATGACCACGGAAGTTCAGATGAGCTAGGTCTGCAATATAatctttttgaaaaaatagataaagaaAATCTGCAATGCCTCAATGAAAGTGTTGATGGAGCTGGAAAAACAGTATTTAAGCCATGGAATAATCGTCTAGATAGAATACAT TATGTCGAAAGTGATGCTGATGAGgagttattgtttaatattcccTTCACAGGCAATGTCAAACTAAAAGGCATAAGAATAGCTTCAGAGGAAACTGAAGCACACCCTTCTAAATTAAGGCT cttcAAAAACAAACCCAATATGACATTTGATGATGTTACTTTGGAACCTGATCAAGTGTTTGACCTGCAAAAGGACAGTGAAGGCATTGTTGAGTACAGTCCAAA aATTGTCACATTCTCATCTGTATCACATTTGACTATGCATTTTCCCAACAACTTTGGTGCagaaaatacgaaaatatactatatcgGATTAAAAGGCGAATGGACACCAGGACATAGGCATGGTGTTACTATTTGTACTTATGAAGCAAGGCCGAATCTTGAAGACCACAAATTAAAGCATTTGGATACTGTATCTAAAACCATAGAATAG